One Amaranthus tricolor cultivar Red isolate AtriRed21 chromosome 1, ASM2621246v1, whole genome shotgun sequence DNA window includes the following coding sequences:
- the LOC130797950 gene encoding cytokinin riboside 5'-monophosphate phosphoribohydrolase LOG5 isoform X2 codes for MCVEKQTVASLTQEKKMDVEIISPSSCSSRFKSVCVYCGSSTGKRDSYRDAAIQLGQELVAKRLKLVYGGGSIGLMGLVSQTVHQGGGHVIGVIPKSLMGKELTGETVGELLLVSNMHQRKAEMARHSDCFIALPGGYGTLEELLEVITWAQLGIHDKPVGLLNVDGYYNSLLTFIDKAVDDGFIPPSQRHILVSAPTAKELVQKLEVSRVGR; via the exons atgtGTGTTGAGAAGCAAACAGTTGCATCATTAacccaagaaaagaaaatggaTGTTGAAATCATTTCTCCATCTTCTTGCTCTTCCAGATTTAAGAGTGTTTGTGTTTACTGTGGAAGTAGTACTGGTAAAAGAGACTCTTACAGAGATGCTGCTATTCAACTTGGTCAAGAACTG GTTGCTAAAAGATTGAAACTTGTGTATGGTGGTGGGAGTATTGGACTTATGGGTTTAGTTTCTCAAACCGTTCATCAAGGTGGAGGACATGTTATTGG AGTCATACCCAAGTCTTTAATGGGCAAAGAG CTTACCGGAGAAACAGTTGGAGAATTGCTGCTAGTCTCCAATATGCATCAAAGAAAAGCTGAAATGGCCCGCCACTCCGATTGTTTTATTGCTCTTCCAG GTGGGTATGGAACATTGGAAGAATTACTTGAAGTTATTACTTGGGCACAACTGGGTATTCATGACAAGCCT GTTGGTTTGCTCAACGTTGATGGGTATTACAACTCTTTGCTGACTTTCATTGACAAAGCTGTTGATGATGGTTTCATCCCACCTTCACAGAGGCACATACTTGTCTCTGCCCCTACTGCTAAAGAACTTGTTCAGAAGCTCGAG